From the genome of Thermoflexus hugenholtzii, one region includes:
- a CDS encoding DUF2442 domain-containing protein — translation MKPKVLDLRVTDELLIVDLEDGRTLMVPLSRYPRLVHGTPEERQRFEIAGAGYGIHWPDLDEDVSVEGLLLGKPSAESPASLARWLASRGRKRA, via the coding sequence ATGAAGCCGAAGGTTCTCGATCTCCGGGTCACGGATGAGCTCCTAATTGTGGATCTGGAGGACGGCCGCACCCTCATGGTGCCTCTGAGCAGGTATCCACGCCTGGTTCATGGGACGCCGGAGGAGCGGCAGAGGTTTGAGATCGCTGGGGCCGGCTATGGCATCCACTGGCCGGATCTGGATGAGGATGTGAGCGTAGAGGGCTTGCTTCTGGGAAAGCCCTCCGCCGAAAGCCCGGCGTCCCTGGCCCGGTGGCTGGCCTCCCGAGGGAGGAAGCGGGCCTGA
- the rpsL gene encoding 30S ribosomal protein S12, whose translation MPTFNQLVRKGRKPKVRKSKSPALHWVYNSLTGERYWDPKGAPQRRGVCVVVRTMTPKKPNSALRKIARVRLTSGVEVTAYIPGEGHNLQEHSVVLVRGGRVKDLPGVRYHIIRGALDAAGVEKRRQGRSKYGAKRPKEQKAQKK comes from the coding sequence ATGCCGACATTCAATCAGCTGGTGCGCAAGGGGCGAAAGCCTAAGGTTCGGAAAAGCAAGTCGCCGGCGCTCCACTGGGTGTATAACTCCCTCACCGGGGAGCGCTACTGGGACCCCAAAGGGGCGCCCCAGCGGCGGGGGGTGTGCGTGGTGGTGCGCACCATGACCCCCAAGAAGCCCAACTCGGCCCTGCGGAAGATCGCCCGGGTGCGCCTGACCAGCGGCGTGGAGGTCACGGCGTATATCCCGGGCGAGGGCCACAACCTGCAGGAGCACTCGGTGGTCCTGGTGCGAGGCGGCCGTGTGAAGGACCTGCCCGGGGTGCGCTACCACATCATCCGCGGCGCCCTGGACGCAGCGGGAGTGGAGAAGCGGCGCCAGGGCCGATCCAAATACGGCGCCAAGCGTCCGAAGGAGCAGAAGGCCCAGAAGAAGTGA